The following proteins come from a genomic window of Musa acuminata AAA Group cultivar baxijiao chromosome BXJ1-7, Cavendish_Baxijiao_AAA, whole genome shotgun sequence:
- the LOC135680085 gene encoding uncharacterized protein LOC135680085, with the protein MSIVLAALLKAKTLAVKKTRLMFLGMLSKRKVLASAISNKIHALKGHDSGGGSGHALGGYSKAIVMYNAAREEVFSSPADHRESLEYVEEDEYPDLAHTLFDLDDELIDNPCSVMDLVRGSGEDGLEFNLENEIDHVADVFIRRFRREMRLQEQE; encoded by the coding sequence ATGAGTATCGTGCTTGCAGCACTACTGAAGGCCAAAACCTTGGCTGTCAAGAAGACCAGACTCATGTTTCTTGGGATGCTGTCGAAGAGGAAGGTCCTAGCGAGTGCAATCTCCAACAAGATCCATGCACTGAAGGGCCACGACAGCGGTGGAGGATCTGGCCACGCTCTCGGGGGCTACAGCAAAGCGATAGTGATGTATAATGCTGCCAGAGAGGAGGTGTTCTCGAGTCCAGCTGATCATAGGGAGTCGCTCGAGTATGTCGAAGAAGACGAGTATCCTGACTTGGCACACACTCTCTTTGACTTGGACGATGAGCTGATCGACAATCCGTGCTCTGTCATGGATTTGGTTCGAGGCTCTGGAGAGGACGGCTTGGAATTCAACCTCGAGAATGAGATCGATCATGTTGCCGATGTATTCATAAGGAGATTCCGTAGGGAGATGAGGTTGCAGGAGCAGGAATGA